The genomic region CAAGACGCCCGGGTACGTCGGTGGGGGCGCCCCTTGTGGAAAGGGGCGCCCCCACCGACGTACCCGTAGAACCTAGTTCGTGTCCTCGCTGTCGATGCCCAGGCCCGGGAGCAGGCCCGGGAGGAGGGGCGGCAGAGTCACGTCCGGCTCCGCCGGCAGGGTCTCCTTGCCGGACGGGGAGGCGCTGATGTCGCCCTGGGGCGGTTCCAGGAGGCCGCCCGTGTTGCCGCCGAGCAGGCCGTCGTCCTGGGACTTGGAGCTGGACGGCTTGGGGTTGCCGCCGCTGGAACCGGTGCCGTCGGACGAGTTGCCGCCGGTCGAGCTGGGGGCGGCCGGGCGGTCCGTACGGGACGAGTCCGTGGAGTCCGAGCTCGCGCCGCGGTGGCGGCCGGTGCCCTCCGGGGTGGGCGGCTGCGGGAGCAGCGAGCGCAGCGGCTCGACCTCTTCGTCTATGGCGTCGAAGACCGAGCTGACCTGGCGGCTGACGTCGCCGAGCTGCACGGGCAGCCGGTCGCGCAGGGTGCCCCACGCCTCGCGGTGCGACTGGGAGAAGGCGGAGAGGGTCTGGATCGGGCCCAGGGAGTCCGGGTCCCGCTCATAGGCCTCGTGCAGCAGGCGGTGGCCCTCGGAGGCGTCGTGCTGCATGCCGGACAGCGCACGCCGGATCTCGCCCAGGGACTCGTGGTCGAGGGGCCCCGAACGGCCGCGCTCCATCAGGCGGCGCGCCTCGCTCAGCCGGGTGGAGGCCTGGTCGAGGTAGAGCCCGCCGCGGTCGCCCTCGCCGTCGGCCATGCCCAGCTTGAGGTCCTCCATGCCACGCTTGAGCCCGTAGAGCGAGTCACCTGGCAGGGCGTCGGAACTGGCAGCGGCGACACCGCTGAAGGCTCCGGCGGCCACACCGACGGTGAGTCCGCCCGCGGCAAGCCCCTTCGACAACCGGGACCGCGGTCGCAACTTCCCCAGCCCGGTCGCCCGGTGCGCGCCCCGGCCCCGGGGAGATCGCTGCTCGGGCACCGAAGGGTCCGCCGCCCCGCCTCCCGCAGCCGTGCCCTCCAGGAGCATGGCCTCCATCGCGGCCACCAGCTGGGCCCGCTGGACGACCTTGACCTCGGGGTCCAGCTCAGGTTTGGGCAGTTCGCCGAGGCCGGTCGCCAGGGACAGCATCCGGCTCTGCTCGGGCCGGTCCGCGGTGGCCGGAGCGGGTCCTTCGGACTGCTCGGCCGCCGTGCCCCGGTCGGGCTGATCTTCCAGGGCCTGGGCGAAGGCGTTCGCCCGCCGGTGCGCCGATACGTTCGCGATCACTGGCGGCACCTCCTCTCGTCATCACGGTCGACTCCCCAGGGGGTCCTGAGGGTTGCACACCCTGACCGCAAACCACTCGATCGAGTGATCGAAGACGGTCAGAGTGTGACCACAGGGAGCCTGTATCCCGCACAACGAGCGGCTCGGCACTTGGGTTACGGACGACGGATGATCGGACCGCGAAGTCAACGGACTTTCACGGACGGTGAGTTGGGCATCGCTGAGCGTATGGAGCCATACGGAGTCGTACGGAGAAGGGGCGGGGCGGGGCCCGCCGTGTACGGGGTCTCAGCGGGCGTCTTCCGGGAGGAGCCGGGCCAGTGTGCGCACCGCTCGGTACTGGAGGGTCTTGATCGCACCCTCGTTCTTGCCCATCACGCGGGCGGTCTCGGCGACCGAGAGGCCCTGGAGGAAGCGCAGGGTCACGCACTCCTGCTGCTGGGGGTTGAGACGGCGAACGGCGTCCAGCAGCGCCGCGTTCGAGAGGGACTCCAGGACGGAGTCCTCGGGGGAGCGCTCGACCTCGTTGGCGTCGAGCATCTCGCCGGTGGTCACTTCGAGCCGGAAGCGGCTCGACTTGAAGTGGTCCGCGACGAGGTTGCGGGCGATGGTGACGAGCCAGGCGCCGAAGTCACGGCCCTGCCAGGTGAACGTGCCGATGCGGCGCAGGGCGCGCAGGAACGTCTCGCTTGTGAGGTCTTCCGCGGTCGCCTTCCCGCCGACGCGGTAATAGATGTAGCGGTACACGGTGTCGCTGTACTGGTCGTAGAGCCGGCCGAAGGCCTCGGCCTCACCGGCCTGTGCGCGCTCCACGAGGTCCATCATCCGGGCGCTGTCACTGTCTGCGGCCGGGCGGCGTGCGGTGGTGGCCGACGCGCTCGAACGTCCTCGTCTGCCCACCGTCGCGCTGCCGTCGGCCAGTGCGTAGCACGGGCCGACGGGCGCGACGGAGACAGCGAGGGCGGGGACGGCGTACGCGGTGGGGACGAAGCCGCGCAAGCGGTCGAGGACCGTTGCGCGCAGCGTAGCCAGGCCCGAGGCGTCAACCCCGACGTGTGGGTACACGGGACTCCCAGAGGCAGAGCTTCCATCACGTGCAGTACCGGACCGTTCACCCGTCGTAGCGAAGAGCGGGGTCCGTTATGCGTCTGAGGAGAATAACGCTTCGTACAGGCAGTGCTACACCCAGTTGCTCAAATCATCGATTACGTCGCTTCTGTTACCGAATGACGCCTGATCAAGTGCCGGACGGTGACCGGTTGTTGATCGGATCAGTCCGTGTTCCGTCTGGGTCCGGGGCGTGTTGTGGCCGGGTGCCGTTAACGGGACTGGCGAGGGCGCTGCGCGGGTAAGACAGCACGATTGCCCGCATGTCGGCGCGCGGGGACCCTGCTCAGCGGGGTGTTCGAAGCGTGTGGGTGACTCTGTCGCGGGTGGCGGTTTCGCGGTTGACCGTGTCGTGGTTGACGGTGTCAGCGACGACGGCGGTGCAGGGCGATCGCGGCGGCCGTGCCGCCCGCGACCGCGCCGACGCCGGCCGCCGCCGGGATGCCGACCTTCGCCGCCTTGCGGCCCGTGCGGTAGTCGCGCAGCCGCCAGTCGAGGGTGCGGGCGTGCTTGCGGAGCTTGCTGTCCGGGTTGATCGCGTACGGGTGTCCGACGAGCGAGAGCATCGGGATGTCGTTGTGGGAGTCGCTGTACGCGGCGCAGCGGCCGAGGTCCAGGCCCTCCGCCGCGGCCAGGGCGCGTACCGCCTCCGCCTTCGCCGGGCCGTGCAGCGGTTCGCCGACGAGCTTGCCGGTGTAGACGCCGTCGACCGACTCGGCGACCGTGCCGAGCGCGCCGGTCAGGCCCAGGCGGCGGGCGATCACCGTGGCGATCTCGACCGGGGCGGCCGTGACGAGCCATACCTTCTGGCCCGCGTCGAGGTGGGCCTCGGCGAGTGCGCGGGTGCCGGGCCAGATGCGCTCGGCCATGTACTCGTCGTAGATCTCCTCGCCGATCGACATCAGCTCGGCGACACGGTGGCCCTTGACGATGGACAGCGCCGAGTCGCGGGCGTCCTGCATGTGCTCGGGGTCCTCGACGCCGGCCAGCCGGAACCAGGCCTGCTGCCAGGCGAACCGGTAGAGGTCGCGGGCCTCGAAGAACTTGCGCTTGTAGAGGCCGCGGCCGAAGTGGAAGATCGCGGCGCCCTGCATCACGGTGTTGTCGAGGTCGAAGAACGCGGCGGCCTTGTCGTCACCGACCACCGGGAACTCCGGCTCGGTGCCTTCGGGCGCGGGTTCGGGCGCGAGCTCCTCCAGTTCCTGGGAGGACTTGCGCGCTGCCTCAGCCGAGGCCTCGCCTGCCAACACACTCCGCGCGGTCGCGGAGCGCCTACGAGGGGTGAGCCATCCAAGAGCGGCCATGGCGTGAGCATAGCCAGTTTGTTCGGTGGTTCAGGAGTCGGGAGGTTTGAACGCTGTGAACTCTCCGCGACCGTGTCGTTAAAGAACTCATAGGGCGGGACGGTGCCGTGCCGTGCTGTGCCGGTCCGCGGGGACCGCGGTTGGTCCGGCGCGGGAGAATGGTTCGTATGAGTCCCCTTTTCCGGCGCACCGGCCGCCGTACGCAGAACACGGAGAACACGGAGAACACGGCGGCGCGGGAGCGGCTGGTCACGCTGATCGGGAAGCCCGACTGTCATTTGTGCGAAGACGCACAGGAAGTCGTGGAGAAGGTCTGTGGTGATCTCGGTGTCCCGTGGGAGAAGAAGGACATCACCCAGGACGAGGAACTGCACCGCGAGTACTGGGAGCAGATCCCTGTGGTGCTGGTGGACGGGGCCCAGCACACGTTCTGGCGGGTGGACGAGGAGCGGCTGCGCAGGGCGCTCGGGGCGTAGCCAATGGGGCGGAGTAATGGAACCGTGGCCTGACCGAGACGTCCGAGGAGGCCGGAAAGTCACTTAGGATCGAGGGCGGTTCGGACTCGGGGGCGGGGATCGTAGAGGAGCGTGTGCGGTTTTGCCCCCAAGAAGTGAGGAACGGCAGCGCGTGTGCACCGGTTCCATACATCTGCGCCGGGGGTGCGTGACCCCGGTCACGTTGCCCGGGCAAATCGGACACCATCTTTGTGCACGCGTTCACAAAGACATAGCCTGCATCCGACGGGGCGGTCTAGGTACGTGTGACCGCCTGCAGCCCCGCGCTACCCGCAGGAGCACCGTGGCAACTGGCCGAACTCACCGACCGGCGACCCGCAGCCGAGGGATTCCCGAGGCCACCGTCGCCAGGCTTCCGCTGTACCTCCGAGCCCTCACCGCTCTGTCGGAGCGCTCGGTACCCACGGTGTCCTCCGAGGAGCTCGCGGCCGCGGCGGGGGTCAACTCCGCCAAGCTGCGCAAGGACTTCTCGTACCTCGGGTCGTACGGGACGCGCGGTGTGGGCTACGACGTCGAGTACCTCGTCTACCAGATCTCCCGCGAGCTGGGCCTGACCCAGGACTGGCCGGTCGTGATCGTCGGTATCGGTAACCTCGGCGCGGCGCTGGCCAACTACGGCGGGTTCGCCTCGCGCGGGTTCCGTGTCGCGGCGCTGATCGACGCCGATCACGAGATGGCCGGGAAGCCCGTCGCAGGGATCCCCGTGCAGCACACCGACGAGCTGGAAAAGATCATCGACGACAACGGTGTGTCGATCGGTGTCATCGCGACCCCCGCCGGCGCCGCCCAGCAGGTCTGCGACCGGCTCGTGGCCGCCGGTGTGACCTCCATCCTGAACTTCGCGCCGACCGTGCTGACCGTGCCGGACGGTGTCGACGTACGCAAGGTCGATCTCTCCATCGAGCTGCAGATCCTCGCCTTCCACGAGCAGCGCAAGGCCGGCGAGGAGGCCGAGGCGCAGGCCGGGGCCGCGATCGAGGCCGAGGCCGCCGCCGTGGCGGCGGCGAAGGAGACCGGGAAAGGGCCTGACGGGGATGTCCCCGCCGTGATGCCGGCATGAGCCTCCTTGTCGTCGGGCTGAGCCACCGCAGCGCTCCGGTCAGCGTCCTGGAGCGGGCCACGCTGTCCGCGGACGCCCAGATCAAGCTGCTCCAGGACACGGTCGCCGCCGAGCCGGCCGCCGAGGCCGCGGTGCTCGCCACCTGCAACCGGATCGAGCTCTACGCCGACGTGGACAAGTTCCACGCGGGTGTCGCCGAGCTCTCCACACTGCTCGCGCAGCACAGCGGCGTCGGTCTCGACGAGCTCACTCCCTATCTGTACGTGCACTACGAGGACCGGGCCGTCCACCACTTCTTCTCGGTGGCGTGCGGGCTCGACTCGATGGTGGTCGGCGAGGGGCAGATCCTCGGCCAGATCAAGGACGCCCTCGCCACCGCGCAGGAACTGCACACGGCCGGGCGGCTGCTGAACGACCTCTTCCAGCAGGCGTTGCGGGTCGGCAAGCGTGCCCACTCCGAGACCGGTATAGACCGGGCCGGGCAGTCCCTGGTGACGTTCGGCCTGGAGCAGTTGTCGTCCGGCGCCCCGGTCGGCGCCTGGCTCAAGGGCAAGCGAGCCCTCGTGATCGGCGCGGGCTCGATGTCCTCGCTCGCCGCGGCGACGCTCGCGCGGGGCGGGGCGGCCGAGGTGGTCGTCGCCAACCGGACGTTCGACCGGGCGGAGCGCCTTGCGGGGCTGCTGGGAGAGCAATACGGGCAACGCGCCGCGGAGCGGGAGGACTTGGGTGATCCGGGTAATCCCGGTGATCCGGACGTGCTGGCTCGCGCGGTAGCGATGGATTCGGTGGCCGACGAGCTGACACGTGCCGATGTCGTCGTGTCCTGTACGGGGGCGACCGGACTCGTCCTGACGGCGGGCATGCTGGCCGAGGCGGTCGAGGGGCGCACCGGCGCACCGGCCGTCGAGCGCGCTGTCGGCTCCGGCTCCGTACAGGCCGGGTTCCCGCCCACCAGCGTCGGTACCGAGGACGGCTGCCCGCTGGATCTGTCCGCGGTGCAGGGGGCCACCGGTTTCTCCGTCATGGGGGACGCCGCGGTGGCCGGTATGGACGCGGCCACCCTGGAGCAGCACGCCGCCTGGGTGGACAACGGAACCGTCGACCGGCGCGAGGGCCGTCGTACGTCCGAGGCCGAGGCCGAGGCCGATGTCGAGATCGATCTCGAAGTCGTTGCCGCGCTCGCCGCCGCGGCTGCCGCTCTCGGGCGGGTGCCCGAGCGGCGTCGGCCCGAGCCCGTCGTCGAGGTGCCGCGGCCCCGCCCCGTGCTCTCGCTGCTCGACCTCGCCATGCCCCGGGACATCGACGCGGCCGCGCACCGGCTGCTCGGGGTGCGGCTGGTGGACATCGAGTCCCTCGCCGAGGCGTCCGCGGACGCCCCGATGGCCGCCGACGTGGACCAGGTGCGGCGTATCGTTTCGGACGAGGTCGCCGCCTTCGGCGCCGCTCAGCGGGCCGCGCACATCACGCCGACCGTCGTGGCGCTGCGGACCATGGCCGCCGATGTCGTGGCGAGCGAGATCGCCCGGCTCGACGGCCGGCTGCCCGGCCTCGACGAGAAGCAGCGCGGCGAGATCACCCAGACCGTGCGACGCGTCGTGGACAAGCTCCTGCACGCGCCGACCGTACGGGTCAAGCAGCTGGCCGCCGAGCCCGGTGGCGCGGGGTACGCGGACGCGTTGCGGACCCTGTTCGGCCTTGACCCTGAGACGGTTGCCGCCGTTTCCCGGGCTGCTGACCGCCCGGACGGCGACCGCCCGGACGGCGACCGTCCGGACGGCGACCGTCCGGACGGCGACCGTCCGGACGGCGACCGTCCGGACGGCGATGGTCGGGACGTATTCAGCGGCCTTGACTTTGGTCGCGAGAACTTCGACAGCAACAACTTCGAGAGCGCCGAGAACCGAGGGCGAGCATGAATGGGCAAGCACTGAGACTGGGGACCAGGCGGAGCAGACTCGCCATGGCCCAGTCCGGGCAGGTGGCGGACGCCGTGAGACAGGTGACCGGGTGGCCCGTCGAGCTTGTGGAGATCACGACCTACGGGGACACGTCCAGCGGGCAGCTCGCGCAGATCGGCGGCACGGGCGTCTTCGTGACCGCCCTGCGGGAGGCGCTCCTCAAGGAGGAGGTCGACTTCGCGGTGCATTCGCTCAAGGACCTGCCGACCGGGCAGCCCGACGAGCTGGCCCTTGCCGCCGTGCCGGTGCGTGAGGACCCTCGTGATGTGCTGATCGCCCGGGACGGGCTGACGTTTGCCCAACTGTCCGACGGGGCGCGGGTCGGGACCGGCTCGCCGCGGCGCATGGCCCAGTTGAACGCGTACGCGCGTGACCACGGGCTGTCGATAGAGACTGTTCCGGTCCGTGGGAACGTCGACACGCGGATCGGGTTCGTGCGCAGTGGTGAGCTGGATGCCGTGGTGCTCGCCGCTGCCGGACTCAAGCGGATGGGGCGGGTTGGGGACGTGACCGACTTCCTGCCCGTCGACACAATTTTGCCCGCCCCCGGCCAGGGGGCCCTCGCGATCGAGTGCGCCGCGGACAACGCGGACCTCATCGCT from Streptomyces sp. NBC_00878 harbors:
- a CDS encoding DUF5667 domain-containing protein — its product is MIANVSAHRRANAFAQALEDQPDRGTAAEQSEGPAPATADRPEQSRMLSLATGLGELPKPELDPEVKVVQRAQLVAAMEAMLLEGTAAGGGAADPSVPEQRSPRGRGAHRATGLGKLRPRSRLSKGLAAGGLTVGVAAGAFSGVAAASSDALPGDSLYGLKRGMEDLKLGMADGEGDRGGLYLDQASTRLSEARRLMERGRSGPLDHESLGEIRRALSGMQHDASEGHRLLHEAYERDPDSLGPIQTLSAFSQSHREAWGTLRDRLPVQLGDVSRQVSSVFDAIDEEVEPLRSLLPQPPTPEGTGRHRGASSDSTDSSRTDRPAAPSSTGGNSSDGTGSSGGNPKPSSSKSQDDGLLGGNTGGLLEPPQGDISASPSGKETLPAEPDVTLPPLLPGLLPGLGIDSEDTN
- a CDS encoding ECF subfamily RNA polymerase sigma factor, BldN family, translated to MYPHVGVDASGLATLRATVLDRLRGFVPTAYAVPALAVSVAPVGPCYALADGSATVGRRGRSSASATTARRPAADSDSARMMDLVERAQAGEAEAFGRLYDQYSDTVYRYIYYRVGGKATAEDLTSETFLRALRRIGTFTWQGRDFGAWLVTIARNLVADHFKSSRFRLEVTTGEMLDANEVERSPEDSVLESLSNAALLDAVRRLNPQQQECVTLRFLQGLSVAETARVMGKNEGAIKTLQYRAVRTLARLLPEDAR
- a CDS encoding HAD family phosphatase; amino-acid sequence: MAALGWLTPRRRSATARSVLAGEASAEAARKSSQELEELAPEPAPEGTEPEFPVVGDDKAAAFFDLDNTVMQGAAIFHFGRGLYKRKFFEARDLYRFAWQQAWFRLAGVEDPEHMQDARDSALSIVKGHRVAELMSIGEEIYDEYMAERIWPGTRALAEAHLDAGQKVWLVTAAPVEIATVIARRLGLTGALGTVAESVDGVYTGKLVGEPLHGPAKAEAVRALAAAEGLDLGRCAAYSDSHNDIPMLSLVGHPYAINPDSKLRKHARTLDWRLRDYRTGRKAAKVGIPAAAGVGAVAGGTAAAIALHRRRR
- a CDS encoding glutaredoxin family protein; its protein translation is MVRMSPLFRRTGRRTQNTENTENTAARERLVTLIGKPDCHLCEDAQEVVEKVCGDLGVPWEKKDITQDEELHREYWEQIPVVLVDGAQHTFWRVDEERLRRALGA
- a CDS encoding redox-sensing transcriptional repressor Rex: MATGRTHRPATRSRGIPEATVARLPLYLRALTALSERSVPTVSSEELAAAAGVNSAKLRKDFSYLGSYGTRGVGYDVEYLVYQISRELGLTQDWPVVIVGIGNLGAALANYGGFASRGFRVAALIDADHEMAGKPVAGIPVQHTDELEKIIDDNGVSIGVIATPAGAAQQVCDRLVAAGVTSILNFAPTVLTVPDGVDVRKVDLSIELQILAFHEQRKAGEEAEAQAGAAIEAEAAAVAAAKETGKGPDGDVPAVMPA
- a CDS encoding glutamyl-tRNA reductase, with amino-acid sequence MSLLVVGLSHRSAPVSVLERATLSADAQIKLLQDTVAAEPAAEAAVLATCNRIELYADVDKFHAGVAELSTLLAQHSGVGLDELTPYLYVHYEDRAVHHFFSVACGLDSMVVGEGQILGQIKDALATAQELHTAGRLLNDLFQQALRVGKRAHSETGIDRAGQSLVTFGLEQLSSGAPVGAWLKGKRALVIGAGSMSSLAAATLARGGAAEVVVANRTFDRAERLAGLLGEQYGQRAAEREDLGDPGNPGDPDVLARAVAMDSVADELTRADVVVSCTGATGLVLTAGMLAEAVEGRTGAPAVERAVGSGSVQAGFPPTSVGTEDGCPLDLSAVQGATGFSVMGDAAVAGMDAATLEQHAAWVDNGTVDRREGRRTSEAEAEADVEIDLEVVAALAAAAAALGRVPERRRPEPVVEVPRPRPVLSLLDLAMPRDIDAAAHRLLGVRLVDIESLAEASADAPMAADVDQVRRIVSDEVAAFGAAQRAAHITPTVVALRTMAADVVASEIARLDGRLPGLDEKQRGEITQTVRRVVDKLLHAPTVRVKQLAAEPGGAGYADALRTLFGLDPETVAAVSRAADRPDGDRPDGDRPDGDRPDGDRPDGDRPDGDGRDVFSGLDFGRENFDSNNFESAENRGRA
- the hemC gene encoding hydroxymethylbilane synthase — encoded protein: MNGQALRLGTRRSRLAMAQSGQVADAVRQVTGWPVELVEITTYGDTSSGQLAQIGGTGVFVTALREALLKEEVDFAVHSLKDLPTGQPDELALAAVPVREDPRDVLIARDGLTFAQLSDGARVGTGSPRRMAQLNAYARDHGLSIETVPVRGNVDTRIGFVRSGELDAVVLAAAGLKRMGRVGDVTDFLPVDTILPAPGQGALAIECAADNADLIAALAELDDPFTRAAVTAERSLLAALEAGCSAPVGALADLLADGQTVKEMRLRGVVGTTDGSTLVQLSTTGPVPETHDQAMALGRELAAEMLAKGAAGLMGERAH